A region from the Solea senegalensis isolate Sse05_10M unplaced genomic scaffold, IFAPA_SoseM_1 scf7180000013307, whole genome shotgun sequence genome encodes:
- the LOC122760260 gene encoding allantoinase, mitochondrial-like — MELGSTLSAVRSTRVLIGDRLCPAVVTMRGGKIHEILPESNCSVTAHTEVLDVGDSVVMPGVVDCHVHVNEPGRTSWEGFWTATRAAAAGGVTTIVDMPLNSVPPTTTLDHFHEKLQEATGKCFVDTAFWGGVIPGNQPELRPMIHAGVAGFKCFLIHSGVEEFPHVTDSDLHAAMKQLQGTGSVLLFHAELDVEPKPEETADPRQYSTFLQSRPDVMEMEAIRTVTDLCLQYQVRCHIVHLSSAKPLTLIQRARQAGAPLTVETTHHYLSLSAEDIPAGATHFKCCPPIRGAENRELLWSALRDGHIDMVVSDHSPCTPDLKNMESGDFTQAWGGISSLQFGLPLFWSSASKRGFQLSDVVRLLSQESARLCGLDQHKGRLSPGYDADLVVWDPEREFEISEADIHHKNKITPYLGMRLRGSVLSLTFQLHFQRSLPLPGGNL; from the exons ATGGAGCTCGGCTCTACACTCAGTGCTGTGAGGAGTACGAGGGTTCTGATCGGCGACCGACTCTGTCCTGCTGTCGTCACCATGAGGGGAGGAAAAATCCATGAAATCCTCCCAGAGAGCAACTGTTCTGTGACGGCTCACACTGAG GTGCTGGACGTGGGCGACAGCGTGGTGATGCCTGGAGTCGTGGATTGTCACGTCCACGTGAATGAACCGGGTCGCACCAGCTGGGAGGGTTTCTGGACGGCCACCAGAGCTGCTGCAGCCGGAGGGGTCACTACCATCGTGGACATGCCACT aaacagtgtcCCTCCAACCACCACACTCGATCACTTCCATGAGAAGCTGCAGGAGGCCACAGGAAAGTGTTTTGTGGACACAGCTTTCTGGGGAGGTGTAATTCCAGGAAATCAG CCGGAGCTGCGGCCCATGATCCACGCTGGCGTGGCGGGCTTCAAATGTTTCCTCATCCACAGCGGAGTGGAGGAGTTTCCACACGTGACTGACAGTGATCTACACGCAGCCATGAAGCAGCTGCAGGGGACAGGAAGTGTCCTGCTG TTCCACGCAGAGTTGGATGTTGAACCAAAACCAGAGGAAACTGCAG ACCCTCGTCAGTACTCGACCTTCCTTCAGTCCAGGCCTGACGTCATGGAGATGGAGGCTATTCGCACGGTGACAGATCTCTGCCTGCAGTACCA GGTCCGCTGCCACATAGTTCACCTATCATCCGCGAAGCCGCTGACTCTGATCCAGAGGGCCCGACAGGCCGGAGCCCCGCTGACCGTGGAGACGACCCACCACTACCTGAGCCTGAGTGCCGAGGACATTCCTGCAGGAGCCACACACTTCAAGTGCTGCCCCCCCATCAGAGGAGCTGAGAACAGG GAGCTGCTGTGGTCAGCACTGAGAGACGGCCACATCGACATGGTGGTGTCCGATCACTCTCCCTGCACGCCTGATCTGAAGAACATGGAGAGTGGAGACTTCACTCAGGCCTGGGGAGGAATCTCTTCACTGCAGTTTG GGTTACCTCTGTTCTGGAGTTCAGCCAGTAAGCGAGGCTTCCAGCTGTCAGATGTGGTGAGACTCCTGAGCCAGGAGAGCGCTCGGCTGTGCGGCCTGGACCAGCACAAGGGCCGCCTCAGCCCCGGCTATGACGCCGACCTGGTGGTGTGGGACCCAGAGAGAGAGTTTGAG ATTTCAGAAGCCGACATACATCATAAAAACAAG ATAACGCCGTATCTTGGCATGAGGCTGCGAGGATCTGTGCTCTCTCTGACTTTTCAGCTGCATTTTCAGCGTTCACTGCCTTTGCCAGGAGGAAATCTCTGA